Proteins co-encoded in one Chloroflexota bacterium genomic window:
- a CDS encoding aldo/keto reductase, with product METRRLGRTEHMSSVVTFGAFAVGRGVDQAEADAAVDLILSRGVNHIDVAPSYGQAMERLAPSMPAIRQQVFLGAKTAERVYKDAWESIRSCQRRLGVEAFDLFQLHSVSTFEDLDAATAADGALRALIEMREQGLTRFLGITGHGPNAPRVHLEALRRFDFDTIMFPLSPAIYRNAAYRRDAEALLVDAAARDVGVQTIKMLARGGWGGRERELNVWYDPHREQPDIDRSLWFVLSQPVHTAPSTGDLRLLPQILDAAERFCPLTEAEQAEAIAAQRPPLPEPRLAIDAAA from the coding sequence ATGGAAACCCGACGACTCGGCCGCACGGAACACATGAGCTCCGTGGTCACGTTTGGCGCCTTCGCGGTTGGGCGCGGGGTCGATCAGGCGGAGGCCGACGCCGCCGTCGATCTCATCCTCAGCCGCGGCGTCAATCACATCGACGTGGCGCCCAGCTACGGCCAGGCCATGGAACGCCTGGCGCCCTCGATGCCGGCCATTCGCCAACAGGTGTTTCTGGGCGCCAAGACCGCCGAGCGCGTCTACAAGGACGCCTGGGAGAGCATCCGCTCCTGCCAGCGGCGTCTGGGTGTCGAGGCGTTCGACCTCTTCCAGCTCCACAGCGTCAGCACATTCGAGGACCTGGACGCGGCGACGGCTGCTGACGGCGCGCTGCGGGCGCTCATCGAGATGCGGGAGCAGGGGCTCACGCGCTTCCTCGGCATCACCGGGCACGGGCCCAACGCGCCGCGCGTCCACCTGGAAGCGTTGCGGCGGTTCGACTTCGACACGATCATGTTTCCGCTATCGCCGGCGATCTATCGCAATGCGGCCTACCGCCGCGACGCCGAGGCGCTCCTGGTGGATGCTGCCGCGCGTGACGTTGGCGTCCAGACCATCAAGATGCTGGCCCGCGGCGGCTGGGGCGGCCGCGAGCGCGAGCTCAACGTCTGGTACGACCCGCACCGCGAGCAGCCGGACATCGACCGCTCGCTCTGGTTCGTGCTCTCCCAGCCCGTGCACACCGCCCCAAGCACCGGCGACCTGCGCCTCTTGCCGCAGATCCTGGACGCTGCGGAGCGATTCTGTCCGCTAACCGAAGCCGAGCAGGCCGAGGCCATCGCCGCGCAGCGCCCACCCCTTCCCGAGCCGAGACTCGCCATCGACGCCGCGGCCTAG